In the genome of Caulobacter flavus, the window TGGAATGTTTCGACGCGTGCCTCGATTTCACGCTACGAAATATCGTTTTTGTATTTACTATGCTTTCGTCAAGGTGGAGCGGCCTGAAAACTCGCCAGGGTCAGAAACGGCCGCGCAGGGTCAGGCGAACCACCCTGCCCGTGGCGTCCTGGTCGTCGCGACCGTAACCGGGCGCGGGGCGGCCGTCGCCCAGTCGGGCCTTGGGTCGCGCATCCAGCAGGTTCTCGATTTCCAGGCCCAGGCGCAGGCCCGAAATGCGTGGAGGCGCAGCCCCGGGCTGGGCGGCCGTGGCGGGTCTGGCCCCAGGCCGGGCGAGCATGTAGCCCAGCTTGAGGTCGATCCGGGTGAAGTCTTCGACCAGCAGGTCGCTTGGCCCGTCGGCGCCGGTGTCGCGACGCGTGCGGTAGGCTTGGCGCCACCGCGCGCTGGCGTTCAGCGTCCATTTGTCGCGGCGGGCGTCCAGCGTCCCGGACACCTCGTTGCGCGGTGAACCGCCGCCGTCGCCGGCCAGGTGGTCCATGACGGGATAACCCGCGCGGATCAGCGTCGACTTCTTCAGCTGCAGCGTGTGGTTCAGCGACGCCCTGAGGCTGGTCGTGCCGGACAAGGGCGTCTTGCCGCCGAACGGGACGGCGAAGGTCAGGCCCGAGGCCAGGGTGTCGGATCGCGACGAGAGCAGGTTTATCGAGCGCTGGTCGATGCCGACCAATCGCCCCTCGGCGTCCCTCTGGAAGCGCTCGGGAAAGGCGGCTTCGACGGCCGGGGTCACGGCCGGCAGGCTGCTGACGCCGTCGCGGGTGTCGGAGGTCCGGTAGTTGACGTTCGCCGCCAGCCGCCACGGCGTGACGGGCCCGGCCGAAAGGCTGAGCGAGAACCGCTCGGCGGTCTGGCCCTTGAGGGCGGGATTGCCGCCATACAGCGGCAGGACCTCGACCGACTGTCCGGTGGCGAAGTCGAACACGACGATCGGGTCGCCGTAGAAGGGCGCGTCGAACAGCTGCTGGTCCGAGGGCGCGTCGTAGGACCGCGCCCACGAGCCGTTCAGCCGCAGCAGCTTGATCGGCGACCAGGACAGTGCGCCGGTCAGGCCCTCCCCTCCGCCCGACCCGCTCTGCCGGCGCAGATTGCCGCTGAGGCTAAGCGAGGCGCTGCCCAGATTGACGGGACCGGCTTCCTCGCCCGGCTGCGGGGCGCGGAGCAGCGGGATCGTCAGTCCGCCGCGCACGTCGGCGTTCTCGGCGCTGCGTTCCGTGGTCGCCCCCTCGACGGTGGTGGACGAGGAGGTGCGCGAGACGCGGCCGCTGAGGTCCATGGTCATCCGGCCGGCGGGCAGCGTCAGCAAGGGCCGGTCGGCCGACAGGTTGAGCGCGATCGTCCGGTTGTCCGACTCGCGGTCGCTCAGCCCCTCCTGGCGGCTGCGCGACAGCTGACCGTCCAGCCCGGCCCGCACCGACCAGCCCTTGATCTGGCCGTTCGCGCCGGCGCTGGCGCTCAGGCCGCGCTGCTGTCCGCGCTGGCGAGCCAGGACGTCGTCCCGGCGGGACACCGACTCGTCGCGCTGGGCCCGGCCGCTGGCGCTGAACGCCGCCTGCCAGTCGCCCAGCCGCCGGTTGACCGACATGTTGGCCGTCACCGACGTGCTCTGCGGCCTGAGCGTGGCGCCCTGGGCCTCGGAGTTGTCGCGCAGGTAGTCGGGACGTTCGTCGGCGCGCAGCGAGGTGTCGTGGGTCAGCCGGCCGCCCATCTGGCTGGTGTTCTCGTTGGCGATCGCCGAGCGGCGGGCGTCGAGCATGGCGGTGGAGCGTCCTCCCGCCGTGGAACCGGCCAGCATCGCCTGGCCGTCGCGACTCTGGAACTCGCGCTTGAGGACGATGTTGACGACCCGGCGGCCGGGGTCGGCGCCGTAAAGTCCCGCGGCCTGTTCGGGCAGCAGCTCGACGCGCGACAGGGCGTCCGGCGGAAAGGTCATGTAGTCGCCGGCGTTCTGCACCCGGCGGCCGTTGATAATCACCACGGGCGGATCGGCCAGGCCGTAGGCCGAGCTGATGCGGTCCAGCGCCTCGCCGATGTCGTAGGCGCCCAGGGCCTCGATCTCTTCGGGGGTGAGCTCGGTCTCCGGCGGGGTCTTGGCCGCGCCCCGGCGGGCCACAACCTCGACCCCGGACAGCCGCACCGTCGCGTCGTCCTCCTCCTCGGCCGCGACCGTCGCCGCGGCGGCGGCCTGCGGCGCGGCCGGAGCCTCGCCCCCGGCGACAGCGGACATGAGAAGCAGCCAGTACATCGGGGCCATCCAGCCGCATCACAGCCGGCAGTTGCAAGGCCTGTTATGTACTTTTTTGTAAATAAAAGCGCTGCCGTGGCGCGCGCCTCAGCTGATCCTGCGCTTCTCCAGCTTCCGGGCCAGGGTGCGGCGATGCATGCCGAGGCGCCGCGCGGTCTCGGAGATGTTGAAGTCGGTCTCGACCAGGGTCTGGTGGATCCGCTCCCATTCCAGGTTCTTGATCGAGGTGGCGCGCTCGCCGATGACCGCCCCGGCGTCGCCCTCGCGCTTGTCGAAGGCGGCCTCGATGTCGTCGGTGTTCGACGGCTTGGCCAGGTAGTGGCAGGCGCCCAGCTTGATCGCCTCAACCGCCGTGGCGATGCTGGCGAAGCCGGTCAGCACCACGATCAACATTTCCGGGTCGCGGGCGATCAGCGCCTGAACGCAGGTCAGGCCCGACTCGCCGGCCAGCTTCAGGTCGACCACGGCATAGCGCGGCGTGAAGGTTTCCAGCGCCGCCAGCGCCTCGTCCAGACCGTGGACGTGCACGACCTGGTAACCCCGCCGCTCGAACGACTTCTTGAGCGTGGCGGCGAACTTCTCGTCGTCCTCGACGATGATCAGCTTGCGCTCAACGGGCATGACGCCTCCCGATCTGTAGCGACGCTAAGGGCAGGCTCAGGACCACGCGCGCGCCGCCCTCGGGACGGTTGGCCGCGGCGACCTCGCCGCCCAGCTTGCGCAGCACGTTGACCACCAGGAAGAGGCCAAGGCCTCCCCCCGCCCTGCCCTTGGTCGAATTGTAGGGCGTGCCGAGGTTCTCCAGGGTCTCGGCGGTGAAGCCGGGTCCCTGGTCCTCGACCGTGACGACGATCCAGCCGTCGGCGACGTGGGCGCTCATCCGCACCGCGTGGGGCGAGGCGTCGCGCGCGTTGTCCAGGACGTTGTGGATCACCTGCTTGAGGGTGGACTCCGCGACGATCGGGACGACGCCCGACAGGTCGGGCGCATAGGTCAGCGCCTCGCCGTCGCGGGTGGCCCGCCACTCGTCGACCACCTCGTCGAGGAAGGCGCGCAGGGTGCTGGCGCGCACCTCGTTGCTGCGGGCCTCGCCGGCCGACAGCAGCACGCCGGTGACGATGTCCTTGCAGCGCTTGACCTCGCCGCGCATGTCCTCGAGCTCCTGGGCCAGCTCCGGATGCTTGGCGAACACCTTCATGCGTCGCCAGTCGCCCAGGATCACGTCCAGCGTGGCCAGCGGCGTGCCCAGTTCGTGCGCGGCGCCGGAGGCCAGCAGGCCCATGCGCACGATGTGGGTCTCTTCCGCCGCCCGCTGGCGCAGCTCGGCCAGGTGGGCGTCGTGGCGGCGCAGGTTGCTGTTGATGCGCGAGACGAAGGTCACCAGCAGCACGGCGTCCAGCACCACGCCCATCATCATGCCCATGATGAACAGGCCGAAGAACGCCTGGTCGCTCAGCCCCGTGGCGATCACCGGACGGTTGGCGGCCACCAGCAGCAGGAAGCAGAAGCTGGTCAGGAACACGATCGCCCAGGTCGCCCAGACCTCGAGCAGCACCACGCCCAGGATTACGTGCAGCAGATAGAGGGTCGTGAACGGATTGGTCGCCCCGCCGCTGAAATAGAGCTGGGCCGTCAGGGCCAGGGAATCGAGCGCCAGCGCCAGGAACAGGTCGTAGGGGCCGATCGGTCTGGCGCTCTTCAGGCGCAGCAGGTTGAACAGGTTCAGCACCACCAGCGCCGCCAGCACCAGCATCATCGCCGCCAGCGGCAGGTGGAAGCCCAGGCTGAAATGCACCGCCAGGATCGTGACCACCTGGCCGACCACGGCGATCCAGCGCAGGTGGATCAGCTGCAGCATGTTCTGGCGGGCGATAGCGTCGGCGGGGCCGGTCGCGTTGTCGGCGGCCCGCGCTCCCGAAAGCCAGCCCGACATGCCGGCGATCAGGATGCGGGCGGTCGGCGTCATGGGGTCTCTTTAACCCGGTTCCCGCGCGCGTCGAGCAGAACATAGACCGCCGCCCCGCCGGCCAGCAGCGCCAGGCCGAACCAGGTCAGCATGTAGACCAGGTGGCTGTTGGGGAACTTCACGACCGTGAGGCCGCCGATCGGCCAGCCGCCGGGATTGGCCGCAGCGTCGGCGTCGACGAAATAGGGCGCCAGGTTCGAAAGCCCCCTCGCCTGCCCGATGGCGGCGACGTCGCGCGAGTACCAGCGGTTCTCGGCCGGGGCGTTGGTTCGCAGGAAGCCGCCGCGCGGCTCGGTCAGGCGCAGCAGGCCGACCACGGAGACCGGGCCCTCGGCCTGGGCGGCCAGGCGCGCGCCGGGCGCGCGGCGCTCGGCCGAGACGAAGCCGCGGTTGACGAGGACGGTGAAGCCCTGGTCGGTGCTGAAGGGGGTCATGACCCAGAAACCGGGGCCTTCGGTCGTCACGGCCTGGACCAGGGTCTCGCGGTCGTGGAGGAAGCGTCCCGTCAGGCGCAGCCGGCGATAGCCGTCGCTGGCCTGCGAGATCCCCGCCCAGCGGCCTGGACCAGGCGGCGGGGCGGGTTCTGCGTGGATGCGCTGCTCGACCCGGGCGATCAGGTCGAGCTTCTGGGCCCTGCGCTGGACCTGCCAGCCGCCGAGCGCCAGGAAGATCGCCGTGAAGGCCAGGCAGAGCCCGACCAGGGCGATCGTCCGGGCGGCTCGGCCGCCGGACTTCGTCACGGAACTTCCCGCATGTCGTGCGGCATCGGCGCCATCATGTGGGTGTCGAGGTTGTGCATCACCCACAGCGAACCGGCCAGGGTGATGACCACCACGATGAGGGTGAACACCAGGGCCAGCATGGTCCAGCCGCCTTCCGAACGCGAGTTCATGTGAAGGAAGTAGATCATGTGGACGATGACCTGGATCGCGGCCAGGCCCATGACCGCCACGGCGGTCATCTGGTGGGTCGGCAGCACGTCGGCCATGACCAGCCAGAACGGGATGGCGGTGAGGATCACCGCCAGCACGAAGCCGATCACGTAGTCCTTCAGCGTGCCGTGGGCGCCGCCATCTTCGTGGCCGTGCCCATGGTCGTCATGCGCGTGGTGCGCGTCGTGGCTGGCCGCGCTCATTTCAGGACTCCGAGCAGGTAGACGAACGAGAAGACGCCGATCCAGATGACGTCGAGGAAGTGCCAGAACATCGACAGGCACATCAGGCGACGCTTCATCTCGACGCCCAGGCCGCGCTTGGCGACCTGGACCATGAGCGTGACGAGCCAGATGGTGCCGAAGGTCACGTGCAGCCCGTGGGTGCCGACGAGCACGAAGAACGACGACAGGAAGGCGCTGCGCTGCGGACCGGCGCCCTCATGGATGAGGTGGTTGAACTCGTACAGTTCCAGCGACAGGAAGCCGAGGCCGAGAAGCCCCGTGACCGCCAGCCAGGCCAGGGTCGGCTTCACCTTCTTGGCCTGGGCCGAGATCATGGCGAAGCCGTAGGTGATCGACGAGAACAGCAGCAGCGCGGTGTTGACCGCCACGATGGGCAGATCGAACAGATCCGCCCCCGAGGGGCCGGCCGCGTAGTTGCGGCCGAGCACGGCGTAGCAGGCGAAGAGGACCGCGAAGATCAGGCAGTCGCTCATCAGGTAGATCCAGAACCCCAGCAGGGTCCCGTTCTCCGGATGGTGGTCCTCGGTGAGGTAGAAGCGGTCCTTGTCCGCTTCGTTCAGGGCTTGGGCGTGGGCCATGGGTTACGCGAGGCTCCGCAGGGCTTCGGTGCGGGCGTCCTCGATGCGGACGACCTCCTCGGCCGGAATGTAGTAGTCACGCTTGAAGTTGAAGGTGTGGATGATCGCCGAGGCCACGAGGGCCACGAACGAGATCACCGCCAGCCACCAGATCTGCCAGATCATCGCGAAGCCGACGACCACCGAGATCCCGGCCAGGACGACGCCCGCGCCGGTGTTCTTCGGCATGTGGATCGGGATGAACCCGGTCGTCGGACGCACGTAGCCGCGCTGCTTCATGTCATGCCAGGCGTCGATCTCGTGTATGACCGGCGTGAACGCGAAGTTGTAGGCCGGCGGCGGCGACGAGGTCGACCACTCCAGCGTACGGCCGCCCCAGGGGTCGCCCGTCTTGTCGGCGTACTGCTCGCGCTTCATGAAGCCGACGACCATCTGCATGATGAACGAGATGATGCCGATCAGGATCAGCACGGCGCCGAAGGCCGAGATCACGAACCAGATCTGCAGGCTGTGATCCTCGAAGTGGCTGACGCGACGCGTCACCCCCATCAGGCCCAGCACGTAGAGCGGCATGAAGGCGAAGAAGAAGCCGATCTGCCAGAACCAGAACGACATCTTGCCCCAGAACGGATCCAGCTTGAAGCCGAAGGCTTTCGGGAACCAGTACACGATGCCGGCGAACATGCCGAACACCACGCCGCCGATGATGACGTTGTGGAAGTGGGCGATCAGGAACAGCGAGTTGTGCAGGACGAAGTCGGCGGGCGGGACGGCCAGCAGGACGCCGGTCATGCCGCCGATCACGAAGGTGACCATGAAGCCCACGGTCCACAGCATCGGCACTTCGAAGCGGATGCGGCCGCGGTACATCGTGAACAGCCAGTTGAAGATCTTCGCCCCTGTCGGGATCGAGATGATCATCGTCGTGATCCCGAAGAACGAGTTCACGCTGGCGCCCGAGCCCATGGTGAAGAAGTGGTGCAGCCACACCAGGTACGACAGGATGGTGATGACGACGGTCGCGTAGACCATCGAGCTGTAGCCGAACAGGCGCTTGCTGGAGAAGGTGGAGACGACTTCCGAGAACACGCCGAAGGCCGGCAGCACCAGGATGTAGACCTCGGGGTGACCCCAGATCCAGATGAGGTTCACGTACATCATCGGGTTGCCGCCGAAGTCGTTCGTGAAGAAGTTGGTGCCAAGGTAGCGGTCGGAGGACAGCAGGGCCAGGACGGCGGTCAGGATCGGGAAGCTGGCGACGATCAGGACGTTGCTGCACAGCGAGGTCCAGGTGAACACCGGCATCTTCATCAGGCTCATGCCCGGGGCGCGCATCTTCACGATCGTGACGATCAGGTTGATGCCCGACAGCGTGGTGCCGACGCCCGCGATCTGCAGTGACCAGATGTAGTAGTCGACCCCTACGTCTGGACTGTACGCCAATCCCGACAGCGGCGGATAGGCCAGCCAGCCGGTGCGGGCGAACTCGCCGACGAACAGCGACAGCATCACCGTCACCGCGCCGCCAACCGTCATCCAGAAGCTGAAGTTGTTCAGGAACGGGAAGGCCACGTCGCGGGCGCCGATCTGCAGCGGCACGACGAGGTTCATCAGGCCGGTGATCAGCGGCATCGCCACGAAGAAGATCATGATCACGCCGTGGGCGGTGAAGACCTGGTCGTAGTGGTGCGGCGGCAGGTAGCCGGCGGCGTCGCCGAAGGCGATGGCCTGCTGGGCCCGCATCATCAGGGCGTCGGCGAAGCCGCGCAGAAGCATCACGATGGCCAGGATGATGTACATCACCCCGATCTTCTTGTGGTCGACGCTGGTCAGCCACTCACGCCACAGGTAGCCCCAGACCTTGAAGTAGGTCAGCAGCGCCAGCATCGTGATCCCGCCCAGCGCGACGACCGAGAAGGTGCCGAGCAGGATGGGTTCGTGAAGGGGAATGGCGTCCCATGTGAGACGGCCGAAGATCGTTTTTACGAGGTCCGGGGACATGAATGATCTCTAGGCTTGATCAGCGCGCTTCGGCGGGCGCGGACTTGGGGGCGCAGAGCGCGGCGATGAACGAGCGGATGCCGCCCTCCCCGCGCCGGGTCCGCTTGTCGTATTCGAGCGTGGTGACGTTGTAGACGCCGGCCATGCCCAGGCCGCCCGACTTGTCGATGGCCATCATGTCGTGCTGGCACATCTTGCCCGGCTCGACGCAGCGGTTGACGGCCTTGTCGAACAGGCCGGCCTCGACCGAGGCGAAGCGCTGGGGCGGAACCTTCTCGCTCGGCTTCTCGAGCACCAGGTAGCGCGGGCCGTCGAGACGGTCGGCGCCCTTGCGCACGTCGGTCGCCCACTTGTCGAAGTCCGCGCGGCTCATGCCGTGGAACTTGAAGCGCATGTGCGAGAAGCCCTCGCCGCTGTAGTTGGCCGAGAAGCCGTCGTAGACGCCGGGCTTGTTGATCACGGCGTGAAGCTTCGTGCGCATGCCGGGCATAGCGTAGATCTGGCCGGCCAGGGCCGGGACGTAGAACGAGTTCATCACCGACGACGCGGTCAGGTCGAAGTCGATCGGGGTGTCGACCGGCGCGGCCAGTTCGTTGACCGTGGCGATGCCCAGTTCGGGGTAGATGAACATCCACTTCCAGTCGAGCGCGACGACCTGCACCTTCAGCGGCTTGACGCCTTCGGCGCTGCGGCCCGGCGCGATCCGGTCCAGCGGGCGGTACGGGTCCAGCAGGTGGGTGCTGGTCCAGGTCACCGCGCCCAGGATCATGATGATCACCAGCGGGGCGGCCCAGATCACGATCTCGAGCTTGGTCGAGTGGTGCCAGTCCGGATCGTACTTGGCCGCCTTGTTCGACTGCCGGTACTTCCAGGCGAAGAACAGGGTGAGGATGATGACCGGCACGATGATGATCAGCATCAGCACGGTCGACAGGATGATCAGGTCGCGCTGCTGCGCGGCGATATCACCCGACGGATTCATCACCACCCAGTCGCAGCCGCTCAGCAGGAGCAGCACGGGCAACAGGGCGAGCTTCTTCAAGGAACTCGGTGTCATGAGGGACCTGGACTACGGACGTTGGCGGCGCCGTTAAGCCAGTCCGCCAGTGCGTGACATTGGACCATTTGTCCTAGGGGCAGCCTTAGCACACGAAGCCGTGTTCTCCGAGCGGAGCCGAAGAGGCCTCAAGACGTTTGCCAGAAAGGGGCAGTTGGTCCCATGCTCGGACTCAAGACCGTCGAAAAGGCGGCTTGAAAAGAGTTTGGGACGAAAACAACAGGAACAAGGCGCGTAGCTGCATGAACCAGGATTTCGCAATTCCGACGTCATCGGGCCTAGAGCGTGACGCACGGCGATTGCATGCCGATCACAAGGGGGTGCGCCCCAGCGAGATCGCCATCGGCGTGATCATCGGGCGGACCTCGGAATTCTTCGACTTTTTCGTCTACGCCATCGCTTCGGTGCTGGTGTTCCCGCAGCTCTTCTTCCCGTTCGTCGACCGGCTCACGGGCGTGCTGTGCTCGTTCGCCATCTTCTCGCTGGCCTTCGTGGCGCGCCCGATTGGCTCGGCGATCTTCGGGGCCATCGACCGCAACTACGGTCGCGGCGTGAAGCTGACCATCGCCCTCTTCCTGCTGGGCGGATCGACCGCGGCCATCAGCTTCCTGCCGGGCTACGCCACGGCGGGCGTGCTCTCGATCTGGGCGCTGGCGGCCTTCCGCATCGGCCAGGGCCTGGCGCTGGCCGGCGCCTGGGACGGCATGGCCTCGCTGCTGGCGCTGAACGCGCCCGAGAAGAAGCGCGGCTGGTACGCCATGATCCCGCAGCTGGGCGCGCCGTTCGGCTTCATGCTGGCCAGCGGCCTCTTCGCCTACTTCGTCGCCAGCCTGGGCTCGGCCGACTTCCTCGACTGGGGCTGGCGCTATCCGTTCTTCGCGGCCTTCGCCATCAACGTCGTGGCCCTGTTCGCCCGCCTACGCATCGTCGCCACCGAGGAGTTCGGCAAGCTGTTCGAGAAGGGCCAGCTCAGCCCCGTGCCGATCACCAGCCTGCTGAAGGCCCAGGGCGGCAACGTGCTGATCGGCGCCTTCGCGCCGCTGGCCACCTTCGCCATGTTCCACCTCGTCACCGTCTTCCCGCTGTCGTGGGTCAGCCTGCACGACGACGGCGGCGAGGCGCTGAACTTCCTGCGCATCGAACTGGCCGGCGCCCTGGTCGGCGTGGTTGGGATCATGGCCTCGGGCTGGATCGCCGACCGCATCAGCCGCCAGAACCAGCTGGCCCTGTCGGCCGTGCTGATCGGCGTGTTCAGCCTGGCCGCGCCCTGGCTGCTCGATGCGGGCAGCGTCGGCCAGACGGTCTACGTCGTCGCCGGCTTCGCGATCCTGGGCCTGTCGTTCGGCCAGGCCTCGGGCGCGGTCAGCTCAGGCTTCCTGCGCAAGTACCGCTACACCGGCTCGGCCGTGGTGTCCGACCTGTCCTGGCTGGTCGGCGCGGGCTTCGCGCCGCTGGCCGCCCTGGCGCTGGCCAGCTTCTGGGGGCTGCCGGCCATCGGCCTCTACCTGGCCTCGGGCGCGGTGGCGACCCTGATCGCGCTCAGCCTAGATCGCCGTCGCCGCATCCACGCCAAGGCCAAGACCGGCGCCTGATACGAAAACGGCCTGCCCGCGTCGCCGTCAGGCGACGCGGGTCCAGACCTGGGTCTTGCAGAGGAAGTTGCCCAGCACGCAGCCCTTGGCCCGCAGCTTGCCGGCGTCCAGCACAAGCACCCGGCCCGAGAACGTCATGTTGACGTCCGGCGCGAAGACCTTGCCGCGCCACTCGCCCTTGTCGCCGGGCGTGAAGTCCCTCAGCAGCTGACGTCCCAGCAGTTCCCCGCCCGACCCCTTGCGAGCGTCGGTGCGCGCCTCGTCGTTGGCCCAGACCACGTAGCCGCAGACCTCCGGTCCGCACGGCTTGATCTCGACGTGGACGCTGTCCTTGGGATTGCGCCAGACGCCGTAGATGCCGTCCGTGGCGGGCGGCGCCTGGGCCCCGGCCAGGCCGGGAACGACCGTCGCCGCCGCCAGGGCCAGTCCGGCGCAAACGCGAGGCCACGCCCCTGCCCCTCTTCGCTCTGAAAACGACATCACCCGCCTCCCCGACAGCGACCCTGGCGACGACGGTCGCCATGTGGTGGGCCGGAAGGTCCGCCGCCGCCAGGGCCGCGTCAAGTCGGGCGAGCGTGTCAGAAGTTCAGCGTGCCCCAGAAGGTGCAGGCGTTGGGCGTGCCGGGCAGCGTGGCCGGAGCGGTCGACGGGATCACCAGCGAGGACGAGGTCAGGCCGTTCGAGGTGAAGCTGCCCGAGCAGGATCCGAGGATCGTGGTCGCTGACACGCCGGAGACGTTGATGGTCCCCGGACCCGTGATGGTGGCGTTCCAAGGAAAGCCGGATGGCGTCACCAGCCATCCGCACTGCCAGTTACCGGCGGAGAACGAGCCGCCGGTGACCACCGCCGTGGCCCCGCTGGGCGCGACGATCGCGTAGAGCGTGACGCTGCAGGCGACGTCGGTCGTCTGGCGCATGTGCAGCGTGCCGGTGACCACCACCTGGGCGTCGGCGCGGTCGGGGACGGCGGCGACGCCGGCAAGGGCCAGTACGGTTAACGCCAGGCCATGTTTCAGCATGATGAGCCTCCAAGGAAGGCCGCCACAGCCGATGGCCGAAAGCGGCCTGTTCCGGAAAAAGAAACGCCGGGGGCCCGAAGGCCCCCGGCGAGACGAGGGGAAAGGATTGGATCCAGTCCCGCGGCTCTTACGAGACCGTCAGCGAGGGGCTGCTGGTCAGGGTGCCGGTGATCGAGCAGGTGCCCGGCGAGCCCGGGATGGTGGCGCCCGAGAAGGTCACGCCGCCGCTCCAGTTGGTGGTGATCGAGCCCGCGCAGTTGCCCAGGATCGAGTTGGCGCCGATGCCGCTGATGGTGATCGACGAACCGCCGTTGAGCGTGACGCTCCAGGGGAAGCTGCTGGGGGTGACCAGCCAGCCGCACTGCCAGTCGCCAGCGGCGAACGAACCGCCGGTGATCGAGGCGCTGGAGCCGTCCGAAGCGGTCGTGCCGGTCAGGGTCACGGCGCATTCGACGGTGGTCGACTGGCTCATGGTCAGGTCGCCGCTGAGGGTGAAGCCCGTGCCGGCCGGGGTGATCGTGGCGGCCGAGGCGGAGCCAGCGGCGGCGAGACCGGCGGCGGCCAGGATGGCGGCGGCGAGAACGGAAGTGCTCTTCAACATGACGTCTCCTCCTACGTTTTTTTCTTCAACCCCTCATCGAGGTCGAGCCACATGCAACTATCAATCGTGTAAGGAGTCAAACAGAAAAATGCATAAAATTCAGACACTTAACGCGCATAAACGACAGCGATCGGCGCCGCCTCCCGGCAGCGTCGAAAAGGTCGCCGCCCCGGTTTCCCGAGGCGGCGAGTCACCGAGGGCGCGCTAGAAGCGCTTGGAAACGCTGACCGCGACGAGGCGCGGA includes:
- a CDS encoding response regulator transcription factor, which gives rise to MPVERKLIIVEDDEKFAATLKKSFERRGYQVVHVHGLDEALAALETFTPRYAVVDLKLAGESGLTCVQALIARDPEMLIVVLTGFASIATAVEAIKLGACHYLAKPSNTDDIEAAFDKREGDAGAVIGERATSIKNLEWERIHQTLVETDFNISETARRLGMHRRTLARKLEKRRIS
- the cyoC gene encoding cytochrome o ubiquinol oxidase subunit III, with translation MAHAQALNEADKDRFYLTEDHHPENGTLLGFWIYLMSDCLIFAVLFACYAVLGRNYAAGPSGADLFDLPIVAVNTALLLFSSITYGFAMISAQAKKVKPTLAWLAVTGLLGLGFLSLELYEFNHLIHEGAGPQRSAFLSSFFVLVGTHGLHVTFGTIWLVTLMVQVAKRGLGVEMKRRLMCLSMFWHFLDVIWIGVFSFVYLLGVLK
- the cyoD gene encoding cytochrome o ubiquinol oxidase subunit IV yields the protein MSAASHDAHHAHDDHGHGHEDGGAHGTLKDYVIGFVLAVILTAIPFWLVMADVLPTHQMTAVAVMGLAAIQVIVHMIYFLHMNSRSEGGWTMLALVFTLIVVVITLAGSLWVMHNLDTHMMAPMPHDMREVP
- the cyoB gene encoding cytochrome o ubiquinol oxidase subunit I translates to MSPDLVKTIFGRLTWDAIPLHEPILLGTFSVVALGGITMLALLTYFKVWGYLWREWLTSVDHKKIGVMYIILAIVMLLRGFADALMMRAQQAIAFGDAAGYLPPHHYDQVFTAHGVIMIFFVAMPLITGLMNLVVPLQIGARDVAFPFLNNFSFWMTVGGAVTVMLSLFVGEFARTGWLAYPPLSGLAYSPDVGVDYYIWSLQIAGVGTTLSGINLIVTIVKMRAPGMSLMKMPVFTWTSLCSNVLIVASFPILTAVLALLSSDRYLGTNFFTNDFGGNPMMYVNLIWIWGHPEVYILVLPAFGVFSEVVSTFSSKRLFGYSSMVYATVVITILSYLVWLHHFFTMGSGASVNSFFGITTMIISIPTGAKIFNWLFTMYRGRIRFEVPMLWTVGFMVTFVIGGMTGVLLAVPPADFVLHNSLFLIAHFHNVIIGGVVFGMFAGIVYWFPKAFGFKLDPFWGKMSFWFWQIGFFFAFMPLYVLGLMGVTRRVSHFEDHSLQIWFVISAFGAVLILIGIISFIMQMVVGFMKREQYADKTGDPWGGRTLEWSTSSPPPAYNFAFTPVIHEIDAWHDMKQRGYVRPTTGFIPIHMPKNTGAGVVLAGISVVVGFAMIWQIWWLAVISFVALVASAIIHTFNFKRDYYIPAEEVVRIEDARTEALRSLA
- a CDS encoding SURF1 family protein, whose amino-acid sequence is MTKSGGRAARTIALVGLCLAFTAIFLALGGWQVQRRAQKLDLIARVEQRIHAEPAPPPGPGRWAGISQASDGYRRLRLTGRFLHDRETLVQAVTTEGPGFWVMTPFSTDQGFTVLVNRGFVSAERRAPGARLAAQAEGPVSVVGLLRLTEPRGGFLRTNAPAENRWYSRDVAAIGQARGLSNLAPYFVDADAAANPGGWPIGGLTVVKFPNSHLVYMLTWFGLALLAGGAAVYVLLDARGNRVKETP
- a CDS encoding ATP-binding protein, whose amino-acid sequence is MTPTARILIAGMSGWLSGARAADNATGPADAIARQNMLQLIHLRWIAVVGQVVTILAVHFSLGFHLPLAAMMLVLAALVVLNLFNLLRLKSARPIGPYDLFLALALDSLALTAQLYFSGGATNPFTTLYLLHVILGVVLLEVWATWAIVFLTSFCFLLLVAANRPVIATGLSDQAFFGLFIMGMMMGVVLDAVLLVTFVSRINSNLRRHDAHLAELRQRAAEETHIVRMGLLASGAAHELGTPLATLDVILGDWRRMKVFAKHPELAQELEDMRGEVKRCKDIVTGVLLSAGEARSNEVRASTLRAFLDEVVDEWRATRDGEALTYAPDLSGVVPIVAESTLKQVIHNVLDNARDASPHAVRMSAHVADGWIVVTVEDQGPGFTAETLENLGTPYNSTKGRAGGGLGLFLVVNVLRKLGGEVAAANRPEGGARVVLSLPLASLQIGRRHAR
- the cyoA gene encoding ubiquinol oxidase subunit II; its protein translation is MTPSSLKKLALLPVLLLLSGCDWVVMNPSGDIAAQQRDLIILSTVLMLIIIVPVIILTLFFAWKYRQSNKAAKYDPDWHHSTKLEIVIWAAPLVIIMILGAVTWTSTHLLDPYRPLDRIAPGRSAEGVKPLKVQVVALDWKWMFIYPELGIATVNELAAPVDTPIDFDLTASSVMNSFYVPALAGQIYAMPGMRTKLHAVINKPGVYDGFSANYSGEGFSHMRFKFHGMSRADFDKWATDVRKGADRLDGPRYLVLEKPSEKVPPQRFASVEAGLFDKAVNRCVEPGKMCQHDMMAIDKSGGLGMAGVYNVTTLEYDKRTRRGEGGIRSFIAALCAPKSAPAEAR
- a CDS encoding TonB-dependent receptor domain-containing protein gives rise to the protein MSAVAGGEAPAAPQAAAAATVAAEEEDDATVRLSGVEVVARRGAAKTPPETELTPEEIEALGAYDIGEALDRISSAYGLADPPVVIINGRRVQNAGDYMTFPPDALSRVELLPEQAAGLYGADPGRRVVNIVLKREFQSRDGQAMLAGSTAGGRSTAMLDARRSAIANENTSQMGGRLTHDTSLRADERPDYLRDNSEAQGATLRPQSTSVTANMSVNRRLGDWQAAFSASGRAQRDESVSRRDDVLARQRGQQRGLSASAGANGQIKGWSVRAGLDGQLSRSRQEGLSDRESDNRTIALNLSADRPLLTLPAGRMTMDLSGRVSRTSSSTTVEGATTERSAENADVRGGLTIPLLRAPQPGEEAGPVNLGSASLSLSGNLRRQSGSGGGEGLTGALSWSPIKLLRLNGSWARSYDAPSDQQLFDAPFYGDPIVVFDFATGQSVEVLPLYGGNPALKGQTAERFSLSLSAGPVTPWRLAANVNYRTSDTRDGVSSLPAVTPAVEAAFPERFQRDAEGRLVGIDQRSINLLSSRSDTLASGLTFAVPFGGKTPLSGTTSLRASLNHTLQLKKSTLIRAGYPVMDHLAGDGGGSPRNEVSGTLDARRDKWTLNASARWRQAYRTRRDTGADGPSDLLVEDFTRIDLKLGYMLARPGARPATAAQPGAAPPRISGLRLGLEIENLLDARPKARLGDGRPAPGYGRDDQDATGRVVRLTLRGRF